The sequence below is a genomic window from Archangium lipolyticum.
TTGTGCCAATTGTGTCACGAGTACCTTGCCTGGAGCCCACCGGGCACCGGTAGCATCCGCCATCATCACTTCCAATCGTGAGGCCACGATGCAATCGGGTTATTCGAGGTGGGAGCGCCGGACGGGGCGTCTGGTGCTGGCGTCCCTGACCGCGCTCGCGCTCTCCGCGTGTACGGGCGAGACGGGGCCCAAGGGCGACAACGGCGAGCCGGGAGCACCGGGAGCCCCAGGGGCACCGGGCCCGCAGGGGCCGGCCGGCAATGTCAAATCTCTCAGCTTCACGCCGGTGAACGCCGCGCGCACGGATGCGGAGAAGCGAGCCGTCTACGCCAGCCCGAAGGCGAACGTGAACGGCAAGGAGGTCTCCATCCAGTACGAGACCGTGCTGCGCTCCGGTCAGACCGTGGGCGAGCACGTCTTCGGCCGGATGATCCAGAAGGACGGCAAGCCGGTGAAGAACACGGACGGCTCGGACTTCATCTCTCCGTCCAACGACTTCTCGGCGCTCATCCAGACGGGCAACAAGATCTTCGAGCTCACCCAGTTCGAGACCACGCCCGCGTCGATGTACCTCTCCGAGCTGCGTCAGGACGCGAATGGCAAGCTCACGGCCACCAGCACCCGGCCGATCGACTTCTCCGGCGTGGAGGGCTACTGGATTCCCTGCGCGGGCAGCGTGTCGCCGTGGAACACGAACCTGAGCAGCGAGGAGTACCCGTCGGATGCGCGCAAGTTTGAAGATGCCAAGACGGTGAGCAGCCTTCCCTCGGCGGATCGCTCGATGCTTCGCTACTGGGGGCTCGATCCGGCCACGGCCACCATCGAGCAGGCCAAGGCCGTCTATTCGCCCTACCGCTATGGCTTCGTGGTCGAGGTCGCGGTGGACGGCTCGGGCACCACCACCGTCAAGAAGCACTACGCGGCGGGCCGGCGTGCGCTCGAGCTGGCCTATGTGATGCCGGATCGCAGGACCGCCTACCTGAGCGATGACGGCACCAATGACGGCTTCTACATGTTCGTGGCGAAGCGGGAGGGGGACCTGTCCGAGGGCCAGCTCTACGCGGCGCGGTGGTTCCAGACCACCGCTTCGGGCCTGCCCTCGGGCCGGGCGGACATCTACTGGATTCCGCTGGGCCCCAGCGCGACGAACGCCGAGGTGAAGGCGCTGATCGACGGTGGCATCAAGTTCTCCGACATCTTCGAGACCGAGGACCAGGCCCCCAATGGCACCTGCCCGAGCGCGGAATCCGGGTTCCGTGCCATCAACACCGAGACCGGCCGTGAGTGCCTGCGGCTGAAGCCCGGTCAGGAGCTGGCGGCCTCCCGCCTGGAGAGCCGCCGTTACGCGGCCTACGTCGGCGCCACCACCGAGTTCCGCAAGACCGAGGGCATCACGTACAACGTGGCCGCCCACCGGCTCTACGTGTCCTTCAGCGAGCTGAACAACGGGATGATCAGCGACCCGACGAACAGGGATCTCGGCGGGCCGAATCACGTCCAGGTCGCCCGCAACGACTGCGGCGCGGTCTACGAGATGGTGGTGTCGCGCAACGCGGACATCGGCAGTGACTACGTGGTCGAATCCGCTTCGCCGCTGGTCGAGGGCGTGTGGCTGAATGCTCCTGGCTCCGCCAACCCCTACCCGAGCAACAGCCCCTTCTACGATCCCTCCTTCACGTACGTGAACAGCAGCGGTGACTCCGTGAAGGGGACCGCGAACACGTGCAGCGTGAACGGCATCGCCAATCCCGACAACCTGTCCTTCATCAACGGGTATGACACGCTGCTCATCGGCGAGGACACCGTCGAGGGCCACCAGAACGACATGGTCTGGTCCTACAACATCGTCACGCGTGAGCTGACCCGCATCTTCTCCGCCCCCTACGGCTCGGAGACGACGGGCGTCTACTTCTACCCGGACATCAATGGCTTCGCGTACATCAAGGCGCAGGTGCAGCACCCCTACGGTGAGTCCGACGTCGAGAAGCTGGGGGCGGACCTGGCCGAGGCGCAGCGCCTGAGTCAGTCGTACACCGGTTACATCGGCCCGTTCCCGGCGATGAACTGATTACCGGAGTCATCATCCAGACAGCCGTGAGGGGCCTTCCCGGGAGGACTCTCGGGAAGGCCCCTCGGCTTTGAGCTTCGTGGGAGCAGGACATGGGCCGCCGGAAGGCGACAGGCGTGGTGTTGGTAGCTGGGTTGCTCGTGGCCGGGGCGGCCGCGGTGTTGCGTTCGGGGGAGTCGCGTCGTCCGACACCCGCGTCGGCACCGATCGAGCAGGTGCGGGCGGCGCTCGCGACGGCCATGCCGGCGAACGCGCGGGTGCGGCCCCAGCTCTCGAATCCGGCGGCCTACCTGCCCGCGCAGTGCTACGCGGCGACGCAGGACACGCCAGGCGGACGGACGCATAACGGCTGCTTCGCGTGCCACCAGACGCCGCGCCCGCCCAACTTCATCGAGGACGACACCGTGCAGACGGTCCTCTCGGTGGCGCGCTCCGCCGAGGAGAATCGCTGGACGAACGTGCTCCAGCCGCCGCCACCCGTGGAGATGCCGGACGCCGAGCTGCTGGCCTGGGTGCGGTCGAGCAACTACGTGGACGAGCGCGGCGGGCTCCGGCTCGCCGCGGCGCTGGCCCATCCGCCCGCTGCCTGGGACGCGAACGGGAATGGCAGGTGGGAGGGCTACACCCCGGACTGCTGGTTCCAGCCAGACGCCGAGGGGTTCGATCATTCACCGGACGGGACCATGACGGGCTGGCGTTCGTTCGCCTATGCGCCGTTCCCGGGCATGTTCTGGCCGACCAACGGGAGCGCGGGAGACGTGTTCATCCGTCTGCCCGAGGCGTTCCGGCGCGACCGGGCCGGGCGCGAGAGCAAGGCCATCTACCGTCTCAACCTCGCCATCCTGGAGGCGTTCATCCGCCGGGTGGATGTGCCGCTGCCTCCCACGGACGAGCGCGAGCTCGGCTCGGATCTCGACGGAGATGGGGTGCTCGGGACGGCGAGGCGCGTGGCCTTCGTGTGGCCACCGAAGCCCGAGCGCCCCTTCGGCTACGTGGGCCAGGCGGCCGGGCTGGACCGTGCGAAGGATGGCTGGCCCGCCGCCGGCCTCTACCCGCGAGGCACCGAGTTCCTGCACAGCCTGCGCTACCTCGACGTGGAGGGAGAGCAGGTGCGCATGGCCGCGCGGATGAAGGAGCTGCGCTACATGCGGAAGGCCCGCTGGCTGACGTACAGCGACCTCCAGCTGGCGGCCGAGGCGGAGGTCCGGGAGAGGACGAAGCACCCCGACAAGCTGAAGACGGTGCTCGCGGACGCGGAGCGCGGGGTGGGCACGGGCTCCGGCTGGCTGATGCAGGGCTTCATCGAGGACGCGGATGGCGCGCTGCGTCCCCAGAACGTCGAGGAGACCACGGCCTGCATCGGTTGCCATGGGGGCGTGGGCGCGACCACGGACAGCACCTTCAGCTTCGCGCGCAAGCTCGATCCGCGCTCGGCCTTCCAGGAGGGCTGGTACCACTGGGAGCAGCGGGGGCTGAAGGGCATCCCGGAGCCGAAGCGCGCCGATGGCCAGGGCGAGTACGCCCATTGGCTCGAACAGGTGGGAGGAGGGGACGACTACCGGAGCAACGACGAGGTCCAGGCACGCTTCTTCCTTCCGGACGGGACGCTCAGACCCGACGCGGTGAAGGCGCTGACGAAGGACATCTCGGTGCTGCTCGTCCCGTCACCGCGCCGGGCGCTCCATCTGGACCGGGCCACGCTGGCGCTGGTGAAGGCCCAGCGGTTCGAGCGCGGGCGGGACGTGGTGGTCGGGTCACCTCCGAAGGTGAAGGCCCGGCTGGAGCAGGATGGGGCGACGGGAATCCTCGAGCCCGTGCTCCCCGGTTGGGTGGACCCAAAGCGCACTGCGTCACGCTGATGAGGCGGGCCGGGTGGTTTCTCGCGGAGCCGTTTTCAAGTATGCCTCTGCGCGCCCATGACTCATTCCCACCCTGCCTCTTCGAACGCACGGAGATCCTCCCGTGCCGTCAAGCTCCTCGGAGCGTTCGCCTTCGGCTCGCTGCTCATCGCGTATCCTGGTTGTGATCCCAAGCCGACTCCCGAGCCCCAGCCGATCCGTGTCCAGGTCCTGGCCTTCAACGACTTCCACGGCAACCTGGAGGCCCCCACGGGCAGCAACGGCCGTGTTCCGACGCCCGCCAGTGATGGTGGCACCGTCGATGTGAACGCGGGTGGCGCGGCCTTCCTCGCCCACCACCTCCAGAAGCTGCGGGAGGAGAACCCGGAGAACACGGTGGTCGTCTCCGCGGGTGACCTGATCGGCGCCTCGCCGCTGGTCTCCGGCATCTTCCACGACGAGCCCACCATCGAAGTGATGAACATGATGGGGCTGAACATCAACTCCGTGGGCAACCACGAGTTCGACGAGGGCGCCACCGAGCTGCTGCGCATGCAGAATGGCGGCTGCCACACGGTGGACGGGTGCGTGGCGAGCACGTCCTTCGCGGGCGCGAAGTTCAAGTTCCTCTCGGCCAACGTGTTCACCGACGTGGCCGCCCGGAAGACGCTCCTCCCGGC
It includes:
- a CDS encoding PhoX family protein; the protein is MQSGYSRWERRTGRLVLASLTALALSACTGETGPKGDNGEPGAPGAPGAPGPQGPAGNVKSLSFTPVNAARTDAEKRAVYASPKANVNGKEVSIQYETVLRSGQTVGEHVFGRMIQKDGKPVKNTDGSDFISPSNDFSALIQTGNKIFELTQFETTPASMYLSELRQDANGKLTATSTRPIDFSGVEGYWIPCAGSVSPWNTNLSSEEYPSDARKFEDAKTVSSLPSADRSMLRYWGLDPATATIEQAKAVYSPYRYGFVVEVAVDGSGTTTVKKHYAAGRRALELAYVMPDRRTAYLSDDGTNDGFYMFVAKREGDLSEGQLYAARWFQTTASGLPSGRADIYWIPLGPSATNAEVKALIDGGIKFSDIFETEDQAPNGTCPSAESGFRAINTETGRECLRLKPGQELAASRLESRRYAAYVGATTEFRKTEGITYNVAAHRLYVSFSELNNGMISDPTNRDLGGPNHVQVARNDCGAVYEMVVSRNADIGSDYVVESASPLVEGVWLNAPGSANPYPSNSPFYDPSFTYVNSSGDSVKGTANTCSVNGIANPDNLSFINGYDTLLIGEDTVEGHQNDMVWSYNIVTRELTRIFSAPYGSETTGVYFYPDINGFAYIKAQVQHPYGESDVEKLGADLAEAQRLSQSYTGYIGPFPAMN